The Eremothecium cymbalariae DBVPG#7215 chromosome 8, complete sequence genome has a window encoding:
- the SLG1 gene encoding Slg1p (similar to Ashbya gossypii ADL020W) encodes MVKVTSSMIGVYMGRHRRVGKLWGICMLFIVFGRVAQAFDPVGCYGSLDSSFSLQNTSMYQSGGNCEEHCRSISRYMAMQSNDCYCGNLETSLTNMETSNGCNVPCPGYGSEQCGGSSAFNVYRINFVGNMDSSSGASASSTASSTASSAFTSGANSRTSSNGASATSTGPSSASSAESSSSPASGTSAPVAASTSNQDPATVVLVSSSITTIMSFGVETVITSIVTQTPTAEDAKSSSETSGKPKHKALNTSTLVGGLVGGILGLLLLVLILLLMLRRIAARREQERMEKEYQEAIKPVNYEDTYYMAGDLVDKPLQDPKAAQVNPFDDSRRISNGSLKSHAPVVTRNVLTVVNPDQ; translated from the coding sequence ATGGTGAAGGTTACAAGTTCAATGATAGGTGTGTATATGGGCAGGCACAGGAGGGTAGGGAAGCTTTGGGGTATTTGCATGTTGTTTATTGTGTTTGGAAGGGTTGCTCAGGCGTTTGACCCAGTTGGGTGCTACGGGTCTTTAGATTCGTCGTTTTCTTTACAAAATACGAGTATGTATCAAAGTGGAGGGAACTGCGAGGAACACTGTAGAAGTATATCCAGGTATATGGCGATGCAGTCTAATGATTGTTACTGTGGAAATCTTGAAACGAGTTTGACGAACATGGAAACGTCGAACGGATGTAACGTACCTTGTCCTGGATACGGTAGTGAGCAATGTGGTGGTAGTAGTGCTTTCAATGTCTATCGTATAAATTTTGTTGGGAATATGGATTCAAGTTCTGGAGCTTCAGCGAGCTCTACAGCCAGCTCTACAGCCAGCTCTGCATTCACGTCCGGTGCTAATTCAAGAACATCCAGTAACGGTGCGAGTGCCACTTCAACCGGACCTAGTTCAGCATCGTCTGCGGAGAGCAGTAGCAGTCCTGCATCTGGGACTTCTGCGCCAGTTGCCGCTAGTACTTCTAACCAGGATCCTGCCACCGTTGTGCTCGTGAGTTCTTCAATTACAACCATAATGTCCTTTGGAGTTGAAACCGTTATTACAAGTATCGTGACGCAAACCCCGACTGCTGAGGACGCCAAAAGCAGTTCGGAAACGTCTGGAAAACCAAAACATAAGGCCCTCAATACCAGCACGCTGGTTGGCGGTCTGGTCGGTGGTATCCTTGGTTTGCTGCTACTAGTCTTAATATTGTTACTAATGCTTAGACGTATTGCTGCGAGACGGGAACAAGAACGCATGGAAAAAGAGTACCAAGAGGCAATCAAGCCGGTGAACTACGAAGACACCTATTACATGGCCGGTGATCTCGTTGATAAGCCGCTACAGGATCCAAAGGCCGCTCAGGTAAACCCCTTTGACGACAGTAGGAGAATAAGCAATGGATCGCTCAAATCTCACGCCCCTGTTGTCACCCGTAACGTTCTGACCGTTGTTAACCCTGACCAGTAA